Proteins encoded together in one Pseudomonadota bacterium window:
- a CDS encoding class I SAM-dependent methyltransferase encodes MAGEFIRVRSATGVAVIETVAAALRRQATVLDIGAGSGEPLTRILVEKGFSVSAIDASPNMVAAFRRNFPDVEIVCEPAETSRFFDRCFDAVVAVGLVFLLPEGAQRRLIPRMAEVVKPGGRLLFSAPEQTGSWDDLLTGQQSFSLGSAEYCRILSGCGMEVVADHRDEGGSHYYEARKPSD; translated from the coding sequence GTGGCAGGGGAATTTATCCGCGTACGGTCGGCGACCGGGGTTGCGGTTATCGAGACTGTGGCAGCCGCCTTGCGGCGACAGGCCACTGTGCTTGATATCGGGGCAGGATCTGGCGAACCGCTGACTCGCATATTGGTTGAGAAAGGCTTTTCTGTCTCGGCGATCGATGCGTCACCGAATATGGTTGCGGCTTTTCGCCGGAATTTCCCCGATGTCGAGATTGTCTGCGAGCCAGCCGAGACCAGCCGGTTTTTCGACCGCTGCTTCGACGCGGTGGTGGCGGTGGGGCTGGTCTTCCTGTTGCCTGAGGGTGCGCAGCGCCGCCTCATCCCGCGCATGGCCGAGGTGGTGAAGCCGGGCGGCAGGCTGCTATTCTCTGCACCGGAACAGACGGGTAGCTGGGATGATTTGCTCACCGGCCAGCAGTCCTTCTCGCTCGGCTCTGCGGAATATTGCCGCATCCTCTCGGGCTGCGGGATGGAGGTCGTGGCTGATCATAGGGATGAGGGCGGGAGCCATTATTACGAAGCGCGCAAGCCGTCAGACTAG
- a CDS encoding phosphotransferase — translation MDKNMLGEALGRLCARLWGGDAVIAGLRRLSGGANMESWKFSYQDEEYVLRRAPDGFADIEAEDSALSLADQAALIDYAEKSGVMAPAVVAILVEADAMGDGFVMRCIEGETLPGRILRKPEFAKARPKLAHQCAAELARLHALPMAELPVTLSHIDTAEMVEQLAERYSHYRAVLPAYALALRWLSENCPPDVAAVLLHGDFRMGNLMVDADGLSGVLDWELAHLGDPTQDLAYLCMPSWRFGHYDRPVGGFAQIDDLLAAYSAAGGSEISRSRFDFWLVYSTLWWGLCCLQMTEIWRDGRDTSLERAIIGRRASEVEVDLLLLLEQLMHAPETSLDQISGQTIPTGQTSDNELAQAIRYWLESDALEGLSGHHRFERKVAINAMGMIERAARENPKARRARLDRATHWQQHIAAGGGIAQNADLWRDLRRDALASCVIDQPHYAGLKVAQQKWITV, via the coding sequence ATGGATAAAAACATGCTGGGAGAGGCACTGGGCCGCTTGTGCGCACGTCTTTGGGGCGGCGATGCTGTTATCGCCGGTCTGCGCCGGCTTTCCGGTGGCGCCAATATGGAAAGCTGGAAATTCAGCTATCAGGACGAAGAATATGTCCTGCGCCGCGCGCCCGATGGATTTGCCGATATTGAAGCCGAGGATAGCGCTCTGTCGCTGGCAGATCAGGCTGCGCTGATCGATTATGCGGAAAAATCCGGGGTGATGGCACCCGCGGTCGTGGCAATACTGGTCGAGGCAGACGCCATGGGCGATGGCTTCGTCATGCGTTGCATCGAAGGCGAGACACTGCCGGGGCGAATATTGCGCAAACCGGAATTTGCCAAAGCACGACCAAAGCTGGCGCACCAATGCGCGGCAGAGCTGGCCAGATTGCACGCCTTGCCGATGGCGGAACTGCCTGTCACGCTGAGCCATATCGACACAGCGGAAATGGTCGAGCAACTCGCCGAACGTTACTCCCATTATCGCGCGGTTTTGCCCGCCTATGCGCTGGCACTGCGGTGGCTAAGCGAAAATTGTCCACCGGATGTAGCAGCCGTGCTGCTGCATGGCGATTTTCGCATGGGCAATTTGATGGTCGATGCGGACGGTCTGAGCGGCGTCCTCGACTGGGAACTGGCGCATCTTGGTGATCCGACACAGGATCTCGCCTATCTCTGCATGCCGAGCTGGCGTTTCGGCCATTATGACAGGCCGGTTGGCGGCTTTGCCCAGATCGATGATCTGCTTGCGGCCTATAGCGCAGCGGGCGGCAGCGAGATCAGCCGGTCACGTTTCGATTTCTGGCTAGTGTACAGCACCTTGTGGTGGGGGCTATGTTGTCTGCAAATGACCGAAATCTGGCGCGATGGTCGAGACACCAGCCTCGAGCGTGCGATTATCGGTCGCCGTGCATCGGAGGTGGAGGTCGACTTGCTGCTGCTGCTTGAACAGCTTATGCACGCGCCCGAAACGTCTTTGGACCAAATATCGGGTCAGACCATCCCAACCGGCCAGACCAGCGATAATGAACTGGCACAGGCCATTCGCTACTGGCTGGAAAGCGACGCACTGGAGGGGCTTTCGGGCCATCACCGGTTTGAACGCAAAGTTGCCATCAATGCCATGGGCATGATCGAACGCGCGGCGCGTGAAAATCCAAAAGCTCGACGGGCTCGGCTCGACCGCGCCACCCATTGGCAACAGCATATAGCCGCTGGCGGTGGCATTGCGCAAAATGCCGACCTTTGGCGCGATCTGCGCCGCGATGCGCTGGCAAGCTGCGTCATCGACCAGCCGCACTATGCCGGCCTGAAGGTCGCTCAACAGAAGTGGATAACTGTATGA
- a CDS encoding LD-carboxypeptidase: MTIGVCAPSRRIDRSTADHVLAIAATGHREAELVFHDQCFASHGHFAGTDEQRRSAFVELANDPDIDAIWFARGGYGACRIAGDAVGDLGEAARTKTYMGYSDGGNMLAALYRHGIGTVAHGPMVADIGRTGGDMAITRALDWLCDRASEALAPGLEPDTPYAAFNLMTLAMLAASDLLPDLSGHVLVVEEVDEHLYAIDRAFFAITSALAGARLRGISLGRFSAIPENTIDFGIDVEQIARHWCERSGIALLDAMDIGHDADNKVVPFGTV; encoded by the coding sequence ATGACCATTGGTGTCTGTGCGCCGTCGCGGCGGATCGACCGCTCGACCGCCGACCATGTGCTCGCCATTGCCGCGACCGGACACCGCGAGGCGGAGCTTGTGTTTCACGATCAGTGTTTTGCCAGCCACGGCCATTTTGCAGGGACGGACGAACAGCGCCGCAGTGCCTTTGTTGAACTGGCCAATGACCCCGATATCGACGCCATATGGTTCGCCCGTGGCGGCTATGGTGCCTGCCGCATTGCCGGCGATGCCGTGGGCGATCTTGGTGAAGCGGCGCGCACCAAAACCTATATGGGCTATAGCGATGGCGGCAATATGCTTGCGGCGCTGTATCGTCATGGCATTGGTACAGTGGCACATGGGCCGATGGTTGCCGATATCGGTCGTACCGGAGGCGATATGGCGATCACCCGCGCGCTGGACTGGCTATGCGACCGTGCGTCCGAGGCGCTGGCGCCGGGGCTGGAGCCGGACACGCCCTATGCCGCGTTCAATCTGATGACATTGGCCATGCTGGCCGCCAGCGATCTGTTGCCTGACCTTTCAGGCCATGTGCTGGTTGTCGAAGAGGTGGATGAACATCTCTATGCCATTGACCGGGCATTTTTTGCCATCACCAGCGCTTTGGCAGGCGCTCGATTGAGGGGTATCAGTCTGGGCCGCTTCAGCGCCATACCGGAAAACACCATCGATTTCGGCATCGATGTGGAACAGATTGCGCGACACTGGTGCGAACGCAGCGGCATTGCTTTACTTGATGCCATGGATATCGGCCATGATGCCGATAACAAGGTAGTGCCGTTCGGCACGGTCTGA
- the fabG gene encoding 3-oxoacyl-[acyl-carrier-protein] reductase, which produces MFDLTGKTALVTGASGGIGSAISKALAARGARLALSGSSEEKLNAFRDDLGGDHVALLCNLSDSDAVDALVPAAVETLGGLSILVNNAGITRDNLAMRMKDEEWSDVIRVNLEAAFRLMRAAAKPMMRARSGRIISISSVVGATGNPGQANYAASKAGLVGMSKAMAQELASRGVTVNCIAPGFIQSAMTDALPDAQKEALMQKIPAGRLGSGDDIGTATAFLASDEAGYITGETLHINGGMAML; this is translated from the coding sequence ATGTTTGATCTTACAGGAAAAACCGCGCTGGTAACTGGCGCATCGGGGGGTATTGGCAGCGCCATCAGCAAGGCATTGGCGGCGCGTGGTGCGCGATTGGCACTGTCGGGTTCCAGCGAAGAGAAGCTCAACGCATTTCGTGACGATCTGGGCGGCGACCATGTCGCGCTGTTGTGCAATCTCTCCGATTCGGATGCGGTCGATGCGCTGGTACCGGCAGCGGTCGAGACACTTGGCGGTCTTTCCATCCTGGTCAACAATGCCGGGATCACCCGGGATAATCTGGCGATGCGGATGAAGGATGAGGAATGGTCCGATGTCATTCGTGTCAATCTGGAGGCTGCGTTCCGGCTGATGCGGGCAGCGGCGAAGCCGATGATGCGGGCGCGCTCGGGCCGGATCATCTCGATCAGCTCGGTGGTCGGTGCCACTGGCAATCCTGGTCAGGCCAATTATGCCGCGTCCAAGGCCGGCCTGGTTGGCATGTCCAAGGCCATGGCGCAGGAACTGGCCTCGCGCGGGGTCACCGTCAACTGCATCGCACCGGGCTTTATCCAGTCGGCAATGACCGATGCATTGCCCGATGCGCAGAAAGAGGCGCTGATGCAGAAAATTCCTGCCGGACGGCTTGGTTCGGGCGACGATATTGGCACCGCCACGGCATTTCTCGCCAGCGATGAGGCTGGTTATATCACCGGGGAAACGTTG
- a CDS encoding acyl-CoA dehydrogenase family protein yields MTPFAIPQDITDYLTELDAFIKAQIKPLEQADDNIRFFDHRREHARTDWDNHGLPRPEWEELLAEMRRRADVAGHYRFSLPEEFGGKDGSNLAMACIREHLATKGLGLHNDLQNESSIVGNLVQPLMVRDFGTEQQKREFIPAMLEGRMLWTFGLTEEDHGSDATWMDTRAVPETRDGVDGWLINGNKMWTTGSHIATHCMVFARHSGKDGDARGIGCFLVPYDTPGVEIGEYLWTFNMPTDHPKVKFTNVWIPAHAVLGDLDMGLACAQHFVHENRIRQAASSLGAAQYCINESVAYARKRTPFGKPLAANQAIQFPLVELHSEAAMLRALIHQTAAAMDTMPKTEVARRLSDRISMCNYRANRLCCDAADRAMQVHGGIGYSRHKPFEHIYRHHRRYRITEGAEEIQMRKVAGHMFGFIGKSD; encoded by the coding sequence ATGACCCCATTCGCCATCCCGCAGGACATCACCGATTATCTCACCGAACTCGACGCTTTTATCAAAGCCCAGATCAAGCCGCTGGAGCAGGCGGATGACAATATTCGCTTTTTCGACCATCGCCGCGAGCATGCGCGCACCGACTGGGACAATCATGGCCTGCCCCGCCCCGAATGGGAGGAATTGCTCGCCGAGATGCGCCGCCGCGCCGATGTCGCCGGGCATTACCGCTTTTCATTGCCCGAGGAATTTGGCGGCAAGGACGGTTCCAACCTCGCCATGGCGTGCATCAGGGAACATCTTGCCACCAAAGGTCTCGGCCTGCACAACGACCTTCAGAATGAAAGCTCGATCGTCGGCAATCTGGTCCAGCCACTGATGGTGCGCGATTTCGGCACCGAGCAACAGAAACGGGAATTCATCCCTGCAATGCTCGAAGGCCGGATGCTCTGGACCTTCGGCCTGACCGAAGAGGATCATGGCTCGGATGCGACATGGATGGACACTCGCGCCGTTCCCGAGACACGCGATGGTGTGGATGGCTGGCTGATCAACGGTAACAAGATGTGGACCACCGGCAGCCATATCGCCACCCATTGCATGGTCTTTGCGCGGCACAGCGGCAAAGACGGTGATGCTCGCGGCATTGGCTGCTTCCTCGTCCCCTATGACACGCCGGGGGTGGAAATTGGCGAATATCTCTGGACCTTCAACATGCCCACCGACCACCCCAAGGTAAAGTTCACCAATGTCTGGATTCCCGCACATGCCGTACTGGGCGATCTCGACATGGGCCTGGCCTGTGCACAGCATTTCGTCCATGAAAACCGGATCCGCCAGGCCGCATCCTCGTTGGGTGCGGCGCAATATTGCATCAATGAATCGGTGGCTTATGCTCGGAAGCGGACGCCTTTTGGCAAGCCGCTCGCCGCCAATCAGGCGATCCAGTTCCCGCTGGTCGAGCTGCACAGCGAAGCAGCGATGCTGCGCGCGCTGATCCACCAGACAGCGGCTGCTATGGACACCATGCCCAAAACCGAAGTCGCCAGGCGCCTCTCCGACCGCATCTCGATGTGCAACTACCGCGCCAACCGGCTGTGTTGCGACGCCGCGGACCGCGCGATGCAGGTGCATGGCGGCATCGGTTATTCGCGCCACAAACCGTTCGAGCATATTTACCGTCACCATCGCCGCTATCGCATCACCGAGGGTGCCGAGGAAATCCAGATGCGCAAAGTTGCGGGGCATATGTTCGGCTTTATAGGCAAAAGCGATTAG
- a CDS encoding Mur ligase family protein, translating to MNDKSYFFCGIGGSGMLPLASIIAAHGGHVAGSDRAHDQGRSAAKFSWLEAQGMKLFAQDGSGLSDSEQILVASAAVEDTVPDVSAARDLGCKRMTRAELLAALFNQAGQRIAIGGTSGKSTVTGMTGWILHRAGSDPTIMNGAVMKDFTSDDAPFASARIGKGDAFVSEVDESDGSIALFQPDIAVLTNISLDHKSLTELHALFGDFADKARHVVWNHDDAESQSLMVGREHPGAISFGFEDGADFRAVDVIEEPLAARFTLKTADTTLPVTLQVPGRHNIANALAAITAAHCAGLSPQQAVTAIATFSGLARRFDIMGTANGISVIDDFGHNPEKIAATLRTVKAFPGRVIAFFQPHGFGPLRVMGQELAAMFAAELDAEDHVIFCDPVYFGGTVDRSVSSGDIIAAITEGPTATHIPDRAACGEHIVAVARPGDRILIMGARDDTLRGFARNILARLTG from the coding sequence ATGAACGACAAATCCTATTTTTTCTGTGGCATTGGCGGATCGGGTATGTTGCCGCTGGCCAGCATCATCGCAGCGCATGGTGGACACGTCGCCGGATCGGACCGGGCACACGACCAGGGGCGCAGCGCCGCCAAGTTCTCCTGGCTCGAGGCACAGGGCATGAAGCTGTTCGCGCAGGATGGCAGCGGCCTCAGCGATAGCGAGCAGATATTGGTAGCCTCGGCAGCGGTGGAAGACACGGTGCCGGACGTAAGTGCCGCCCGTGACCTGGGCTGCAAACGCATGACCCGCGCCGAATTGCTGGCGGCGCTGTTCAACCAAGCCGGACAGCGCATCGCCATTGGTGGCACCAGCGGCAAGTCGACCGTCACCGGCATGACCGGCTGGATATTGCATCGGGCCGGTAGTGATCCAACGATCATGAATGGCGCGGTAATGAAGGATTTCACCAGCGATGATGCGCCCTTCGCCAGCGCACGGATCGGCAAGGGCGACGCTTTTGTCAGTGAGGTCGATGAAAGCGACGGTTCCATAGCCCTGTTCCAGCCCGATATCGCGGTGCTCACCAATATCAGTCTCGACCACAAGTCGCTGACGGAGTTGCACGCGCTGTTCGGCGATTTTGCCGACAAGGCGCGACATGTGGTGTGGAACCATGACGATGCCGAGAGCCAGTCACTGATGGTCGGACGCGAGCATCCCGGCGCGATCAGCTTCGGTTTTGAAGATGGTGCAGATTTTCGTGCGGTGGACGTGATTGAGGAACCGCTGGCGGCGCGCTTTACGCTAAAAACGGCAGACACCACACTTCCTGTCACGCTGCAGGTGCCCGGACGTCACAATATCGCCAATGCTCTGGCTGCTATTACCGCTGCACATTGCGCCGGCCTTTCACCCCAACAGGCAGTGACAGCCATTGCAACATTCTCCGGCCTTGCCCGGCGCTTCGACATTATGGGCACCGCCAATGGCATCAGCGTGATCGATGATTTCGGCCATAACCCGGAAAAAATCGCGGCGACATTACGCACGGTCAAAGCCTTTCCCGGCCGGGTGATCGCCTTTTTCCAGCCGCATGGCTTCGGCCCGCTACGCGTCATGGGGCAGGAACTGGCAGCGATGTTCGCAGCGGAACTGGATGCAGAGGATCACGTCATCTTCTGCGACCCGGTCTATTTTGGCGGCACCGTGGATCGCTCGGTGAGCAGTGGCGATATTATCGCGGCCATCACCGAAGGGCCAACAGCGACCCATATCCCCGACCGCGCAGCATGCGGAGAACATATTGTGGCCGTGGCCCGCCCCGGCGACCGCATTCTGATCATGGGTGCACGTGACGATACGCTGAGAGGCTTTGCGCGGAATATTCTGGCGCGTCTGACCGGATGA
- a CDS encoding sulfotransferase: MTILSGETGAFVLGPGRCGSTMLSDILNLHPDILSLSEFFSMQGAKSLLPGTISGRQYWKQLSTQTRSMRVMFTPDTAPREFLYREDMGRFSIDNVPPLMVSALPHLSDDPQTLFDKLAQIVPGFPVQTIEKHHAMLFRTLQEKLGRKIWVERTGLSQMYAKLLPGLFPGAKFILLYRDGRDVSLSMQAFKPIRPAIWNWKWSRRFGRSPIDIDDPAGRSRYLRFNDMLFGVKPLVRWMVNTPPSLKDCAGFWSDLMLSSIPEFLSLPTESRHYLEYERLVENPETELRHMIRFLDADPDPDWLIAAAAIPRRLEPRWKRLDAETRTRLCNWTAEARDAAKALAKAA; this comes from the coding sequence TTGACAATATTATCGGGTGAAACGGGGGCTTTTGTACTTGGCCCGGGCCGATGCGGCTCGACGATGCTTTCGGACATTCTGAACCTGCATCCTGACATTCTCAGCCTGTCTGAATTCTTTTCTATGCAGGGCGCAAAAAGCCTGTTGCCGGGCACAATCAGCGGAAGGCAGTACTGGAAGCAATTATCCACCCAGACGCGGTCGATGCGAGTCATGTTCACCCCCGATACGGCTCCGAGGGAATTCCTGTATCGCGAGGACATGGGGCGCTTTTCGATTGATAATGTACCGCCCCTGATGGTTTCGGCGCTGCCGCATCTCAGCGATGATCCGCAGACACTGTTCGACAAACTTGCGCAAATCGTGCCGGGCTTTCCTGTCCAGACCATTGAGAAGCATCATGCTATGCTGTTCAGGACATTACAGGAAAAGCTGGGCCGCAAAATCTGGGTTGAGCGCACAGGGCTATCGCAAATGTATGCGAAGCTTCTGCCCGGCCTGTTCCCGGGCGCAAAATTCATCTTGCTCTATCGCGACGGCAGGGATGTCAGCCTGTCGATGCAGGCCTTCAAGCCGATACGGCCGGCAATCTGGAACTGGAAATGGTCACGCAGATTTGGCCGCAGCCCTATCGATATCGATGATCCAGCAGGACGAAGCCGTTATTTGCGGTTCAATGACATGCTATTTGGCGTCAAGCCGCTCGTCAGATGGATGGTCAACACACCACCCTCGCTCAAAGACTGTGCCGGTTTCTGGAGCGATCTGATGCTGAGCAGCATCCCGGAATTTCTGTCTCTGCCCACAGAAAGCCGGCATTATCTGGAATATGAACGGCTGGTCGAAAACCCTGAGACGGAACTCCGCCATATGATCCGGTTTCTGGATGCTGACCCGGATCCGGACTGGTTGATCGCAGCGGCCGCCATCCCGAGACGTCTTGAGCCTCGCTGGAAACGTCTCGATGCAGAAACCCGGACCAGGCTCTGCAACTGGACGGCTGAGGCAAGAGACGCCGCGAAAGCCCTTGCCAAAGCGGCATAA
- the fabD gene encoding ACP S-malonyltransferase, which produces MTRAFLFPGQGSQKVGMGAELATNHPVAQQVFDEVDEALGMNLSQIMFDGPDDALMLTENAQPAIMANSIATLRLWLDRAGGPLAGHADCVAGHSLGEYTALCAAGSLDLATTARLLKLRGAAMQSAVPVGEGAMAALLGIGFEEAVTVTEQASTENSLCVAANHNAPGQVVISGHREAVERALPLAKEAGARKAMALPVSAPFHCPLMQPAADRMAEALADVAINAPDVPLYANVTASAVNDGDAIRKLLVEQVTGMVRWRESITVMHDEGVDHFVEFGSKVLTPMVKRITPEAATTSLVTADDIEAFSQG; this is translated from the coding sequence ATGACACGGGCTTTTCTCTTCCCCGGACAGGGCAGCCAGAAAGTGGGCATGGGTGCCGAACTGGCGACAAATCATCCTGTTGCGCAGCAGGTTTTCGATGAAGTCGACGAAGCGCTGGGCATGAATCTGTCACAGATCATGTTTGACGGCCCTGATGATGCACTGATGCTGACAGAAAATGCGCAACCGGCCATCATGGCCAATTCCATCGCGACATTGCGGTTATGGCTGGATCGCGCCGGTGGCCCGCTGGCGGGCCATGCCGACTGTGTCGCCGGGCACAGCCTTGGCGAATATACCGCCTTGTGCGCAGCCGGTTCGCTCGATCTGGCGACCACCGCCAGGTTGCTCAAGCTGCGCGGCGCAGCAATGCAGTCAGCAGTGCCGGTGGGTGAGGGGGCCATGGCGGCGTTGCTCGGCATTGGTTTCGAAGAGGCGGTCACGGTGACCGAACAGGCGAGTACGGAAAACAGCCTGTGCGTTGCCGCCAATCACAATGCGCCTGGGCAGGTGGTAATTTCCGGGCACAGGGAAGCGGTGGAACGCGCCTTGCCGCTGGCCAAGGAAGCGGGCGCACGCAAGGCCATGGCGTTACCGGTTTCGGCACCGTTTCACTGTCCGCTGATGCAGCCCGCTGCGGACAGGATGGCCGAGGCACTGGCAGATGTCGCCATCAATGCACCGGATGTTCCGCTCTATGCCAATGTCACTGCGTCAGCAGTCAACGATGGCGATGCCATACGCAAGCTGCTGGTCGAACAGGTGACAGGCATGGTGCGATGGCGTGAATCGATTACCGTGATGCATGATGAGGGTGTTGACCATTTTGTCGAATTTGGCAGCAAGGTCCTGACCCCGATGGTCAAGCGCATTACTCCCGAGGCAGCGACCACCAGCCTTGTGACCGCAGACGATATTGAGGCTTTTTCACAGGGCTGA